In Acidobacteriota bacterium, one genomic interval encodes:
- a CDS encoding GNAT family N-acetyltransferase codes for MEIKLKHCTLRPWQRGDETALALHANNYQIWRNVRDRFPHPYSLEDAERWIEHARNEEPLTNFAIVVEGAAVGGVGLVFHDDIYHRSAELGYWLGEAYWGRGLMTEAVVGVVDWAFANFDIARIYAGVLEWNPASARVLEKAGFQFEARLRRAVTKEGLTMDELMYALVRQ; via the coding sequence ATGGAGATCAAGCTGAAACATTGCACCCTGCGGCCCTGGCAGCGGGGTGATGAAACCGCGCTGGCGCTGCACGCCAACAATTACCAAATCTGGCGCAACGTGCGCGACCGCTTCCCGCACCCCTATTCGCTCGAAGACGCCGAACGCTGGATCGAACACGCCCGCAACGAAGAACCCCTCACCAATTTCGCCATCGTGGTGGAGGGCGCGGCGGTTGGCGGCGTCGGTCTGGTCTTTCACGATGACATTTATCACCGCTCCGCCGAACTGGGTTACTGGCTGGGCGAAGCCTATTGGGGGCGCGGCTTGATGACCGAAGCCGTGGTGGGTGTGGTGGATTGGGCTTTTGCCAATTTCGACATCGCGCGTATTTACGCCGGCGTGTTGGAATGGAACCCGGCTTCGGCGCGCGTGCTCGAAAAAGCTGGCTTTCAATTTGAAGCCCGTTTGCGCAGGGCCGTCACCAAAGAGGGTTTGACGATGGATGAATTGATGTATGCCCTGGTGCGCCAGTGA
- a CDS encoding enoyl-CoA hydratase/isomerase family protein, giving the protein MSELVTLSKDGDIGVIIVNNPPVNALSPGVPEGIAAAIQQVSADDEIKGAVLIGGGQTFIAGADIKEFGKVTSGQKKEGINFLDLLRTIEDCPKPTVAAIHGTAFGGGLETAMAFHYRVAVPTAQVGQPEVKLGIIPGAGGTQRLPRLAGVAKAVQMCADGNPVKAKDAEAAGIIDRVVESDLLQSALAFLREKIASGEQPVKTRERNDKLGDAATNTPIFEAARAQAKKLMRGQLESIMAPLAAIDAVEAATTLPYDEGEARERELFQQCLFSNQSKAFIHVFFGEREVAKIPDVPKTTPLIEIKRAAVIGAGTMGGGIAMNYANAGIPVIIKETAQDALERGMATIARNYSNSVKKGRFPQAVMDQRMALITPQLTWDGFDQADIITEAVFEGMALKKEIFGELDKIAKPGALLASNTSTLNIDEIASATTRPEWVIGHHYFSPANVMRLLEIVRGKATSKEVIATSMALSKKLKKVGVLVGNCYGFVGNRMLHQYGREAQFLVEEGAAPQDVDSALTRFGMAMGPLAVGDLAGLDVGWRIRKEHAHLRKEGERYPLVADELCERGRYGQKTGAGWYKYDENRKAIPDPAVEALIEKLAAEAGIPRRAISEEEIIERTQYALINEGAKILAEGIALRAVDIDIIYLNGYGYPAWRGGPMWYADTVGLKKVYDRVCEFQAQHGALWEPAALLKELAEAGKTFAEFDKAK; this is encoded by the coding sequence ATGAGCGAACTTGTCACCCTAAGTAAAGACGGCGACATCGGCGTTATCATCGTCAACAATCCACCCGTCAACGCCCTCAGCCCCGGTGTGCCCGAAGGCATCGCGGCGGCCATCCAGCAAGTCAGCGCCGACGACGAAATCAAAGGCGCCGTGCTGATTGGCGGCGGGCAGACCTTTATCGCTGGCGCGGACATCAAGGAATTCGGCAAAGTGACTTCCGGCCAAAAGAAAGAAGGCATCAACTTTCTGGATTTGTTGCGCACGATTGAAGATTGCCCGAAACCCACCGTCGCGGCAATTCACGGCACAGCCTTTGGCGGCGGTCTGGAAACGGCAATGGCCTTTCATTACCGCGTCGCCGTGCCCACGGCTCAGGTCGGTCAACCCGAAGTCAAACTCGGCATCATCCCCGGTGCGGGCGGCACACAACGCTTGCCTCGTCTGGCGGGCGTCGCCAAAGCCGTGCAAATGTGCGCTGATGGCAATCCGGTCAAGGCCAAAGACGCCGAGGCCGCAGGCATCATTGACCGCGTCGTCGAAAGCGATTTGTTGCAAAGCGCGCTGGCTTTCTTGCGCGAAAAGATTGCGAGCGGCGAACAACCCGTCAAAACGCGCGAACGCAATGACAAGCTCGGTGATGCGGCGACCAATACGCCGATCTTTGAAGCCGCCCGCGCCCAAGCCAAAAAGCTGATGCGTGGCCAGCTCGAATCCATCATGGCCCCGCTCGCCGCGATTGACGCGGTTGAAGCTGCCACCACGTTGCCTTACGACGAAGGCGAAGCGCGCGAACGCGAACTATTTCAGCAATGCCTCTTTTCCAACCAGTCCAAGGCCTTCATCCACGTCTTTTTCGGCGAGCGCGAAGTCGCCAAGATTCCCGATGTGCCGAAGACCACGCCCTTGATCGAGATCAAACGCGCCGCCGTCATCGGCGCGGGCACGATGGGCGGCGGCATCGCGATGAATTACGCCAACGCGGGCATCCCCGTCATCATCAAGGAAACGGCGCAAGACGCGCTGGAGCGCGGCATGGCGACGATTGCGCGCAACTATTCAAACTCGGTCAAGAAAGGCCGCTTCCCACAGGCCGTGATGGATCAGCGGATGGCGCTCATCACGCCGCAACTCACCTGGGACGGTTTCGACCAGGCCGACATCATCACCGAGGCTGTCTTTGAAGGAATGGCGCTCAAGAAAGAAATCTTTGGCGAACTCGACAAGATCGCCAAACCCGGCGCGCTTTTGGCCTCGAACACTTCAACGCTGAACATTGATGAGATTGCTTCGGCGACCACGCGCCCCGAATGGGTCATCGGCCATCACTATTTCAGTCCGGCGAACGTGATGCGCCTGCTCGAAATCGTGCGCGGCAAAGCCACGAGCAAAGAAGTCATCGCAACCTCGATGGCGCTGTCTAAAAAGCTAAAAAAAGTCGGCGTGTTAGTCGGCAATTGCTACGGTTTCGTCGGCAACCGCATGCTGCATCAATACGGACGCGAGGCGCAGTTCCTGGTCGAAGAGGGCGCGGCCCCGCAGGACGTGGACAGCGCGCTGACCCGCTTCGGCATGGCGATGGGACCGCTGGCCGTGGGCGATCTGGCCGGCCTCGATGTCGGCTGGCGCATTCGCAAAGAGCACGCGCATCTACGCAAAGAGGGCGAACGCTATCCGCTGGTCGCCGACGAATTGTGCGAACGCGGGCGTTACGGGCAAAAGACCGGCGCAGGTTGGTATAAATACGACGAGAACCGCAAAGCCATTCCTGATCCAGCAGTTGAAGCGTTGATCGAAAAGCTCGCCGCCGAAGCGGGCATCCCGCGTCGCGCGATTAGCGAAGAAGAAATCATCGAACGCACGCAATACGCCCTGATCAACGAAGGCGCCAAAATCCTGGCCGAAGGCATTGCCCTGCGCGCCGTGGATATAGACATCATTTATCTCAACGGTTACGGTTACCCGGCCTGGCGCGGCGGGCCGATGTGGTATGCCGATACGGTTGGTTTGAAGAAGGTGTATGACCGCGTGTGCGAATTCCAAGCGCAGCACGGAGCGTTGTGGGAACCGGCGGCGTTGTTGAAGGAGTTGGCGGAAGCGGGGAAGACGTTTGCGGAATTTGATAAGGCGAAGTGA
- a CDS encoding ATP-binding protein encodes MHNPFTIGSMIQNPAEFVGCAAELQFLLTRLRSLQSCSVVGERRIGKSSLLYHLHQTGAARLGEAGFRFVYAELADAAAQTVVDFLRTVLDAVQCPTDTIKDDNKPSRNLTAFDQAIKARAEAGERLVLCLDEFEALFENPAEFNNAFFNHLRTMVKHLRLGRLALVTAFANAALPF; translated from the coding sequence ATGCATAATCCCTTCACCATCGGCAGCATGATTCAAAACCCGGCGGAGTTTGTCGGGTGCGCGGCGGAGTTGCAGTTCCTGCTGACGCGGCTGCGGTCGCTGCAAAGCTGTTCGGTCGTCGGCGAGCGGCGCATCGGCAAGTCTTCGTTGCTCTATCACCTGCACCAGACGGGCGCGGCCCGGTTGGGCGAAGCGGGCTTCCGGTTTGTTTATGCCGAACTGGCTGATGCCGCCGCGCAAACCGTCGTGGATTTTTTGCGCACCGTACTCGACGCGGTGCAATGCCCTACTGACACGATCAAGGACGACAACAAGCCGAGCCGCAACCTGACGGCCTTCGATCAGGCGATCAAGGCGCGGGCCGAAGCGGGCGAGCGCCTCGTGCTGTGTCTGGATGAATTCGAAGCCCTGTTTGAGAATCCGGCGGAATTCAACAATGCGTTTTTCAATCACCTGCGCACGATGGTCAAGCATCTTCGGCTGGGGCGGCTGGCGCTGGTGACGGCTTTCGCAAACGCCGCTTTGCCGTTCTAA
- a CDS encoding TetR/AcrR family transcriptional regulator — protein sequence MRNHKTKKLADGAPESERLAEIYHVAAQIICDKGFDAMTMNDIAAAVGMTKAGVYHYIQGKRELLFGIMDYGMTQLEQRVIAPAQTQADPEERLHSIIAAHAHMIANGEHAITIVVDEVAGLDARARKAINERKRVYFEFLRATLDELKAQGRMQDVDTTVAAFSLFGMILWLPHWFRTNGRLDTEQVVSELIKMASAGLVRAATKAVRKTART from the coding sequence ATGCGAAATCACAAGACAAAAAAACTGGCTGACGGCGCGCCCGAATCCGAGCGCCTGGCCGAAATCTACCACGTCGCCGCCCAGATTATCTGCGACAAGGGCTTCGATGCGATGACGATGAACGACATCGCCGCCGCCGTCGGCATGACCAAGGCAGGCGTCTATCACTACATTCAGGGCAAGCGGGAATTGCTGTTCGGCATTATGGATTACGGCATGACGCAACTCGAACAGCGCGTCATTGCCCCAGCCCAGACCCAGGCTGACCCGGAAGAACGGTTGCACTCCATCATCGCCGCCCACGCCCACATGATCGCCAACGGCGAACACGCCATCACCATCGTTGTGGACGAAGTCGCCGGCCTGGACGCGCGCGCGCGCAAAGCGATCAATGAGCGCAAGCGCGTGTACTTTGAATTCCTGCGCGCCACGCTCGACGAACTGAAAGCCCAGGGCCGCATGCAGGACGTAGACACGACGGTCGCGGCCTTCAGCCTATTTGGCATGATCCTCTGGCTGCCGCATTGGTTCCGCACGAATGGGCGGTTGGACACGGAACAGGTCGTGAGCGAATTGATCAAAATGGCGAGTGCCGGACTGGTGCGCGCCGCCACGAAAGCTGTTCGCAAGACAGCGCGCACGTGA